TGTATGAATTTTACAAAACCATCTTCGTGATACATTGTTGGATATCACATGATAACCTATATAGATAACAAAAGAGTTGGATCACATACATACAACAAAATTTGAAAGTCGATGAATACTTTAATACAAACGAGGTAAGACTTAAGAGTGAGTTCGCGTCTTACGACTGAAAACTATTTTTCAGCAGATATATTAAACATTACggagtatttaaataaattaaaattaCAATACACATATCAATAATTGATATAATACAAAATGCTTATCATATAACATTATTTACaaatttgtttatacgaatattaatttaattaatgacATAAATAAAAAACAATATTACCATTAATGAACATAATAATAACACGTAAATAAAAAATTACCTTTGGTGAACCAcggaataataaatataaatataaatattaatcttaaaaggaaaataataaaaaatataattaaagtaaaaaaaatttaaaaaagataatttttgtataaatttaaaaatgcaaatataaggaattaaacgaaaaatataTTTTACTATTTACTTGAATATAATTAAAAAATTAAATTATAGAAAGAGATAAGAaacaaaaagaaaaaggaaaaaaaaaaaagaaaaagatgttGAGGTCATGACGACATAtgtgaaaagaaagaaagaaaaaaaagagttTCAAACCCGGGGCAACACGTTCACAAACAGGATCCTAATATGATATGCGCTAAAGACACCTTTGTTTTTATAttgaaaaatatatatttaatcccaAATAAATTTATgtcaaaatattaaaaaaaaaaaataagtaactaATAACAGTTTTACCCCAAAATTACAGACCTCGCCACTTTTAGATTATATGATGGTGGGACAAAAGGATTGTCGTATATTCTCAAAATATTGGGGATTTAGAGAATATTACAATCAAACTGTTTACATTTATTATTTTGAGACGTTTCATTTCGAGTGTTCATATATTCTTAAGTAGCGTACGTTAATCAACTAAAAATACCTAGAAATGATGTCAAATGATCAAAATCTTTTAAATGGCTTTTTATTAATACATTATTGTTTAAATTGATATGAAATGTTAATTAGACATCTTTTTACAACCCTAATGTGCGCAAATATAATTTTTTTGTAGATGTATGATTTGTAAAGTCCAATGATTAGTGAacttttgaaacagatacaacttTAGGATAATAAAATTGTGTAGCCCACTGTCACAAATTAAATATTGCTAAAATGCACTCACACAGTCACACTAGTTAAATTGTAGATGTTTGCTTTTTGTCAATATTGGCTTTCCACGTCATTGGTGTTGGGTAGATTGAATTGAGTTTTACTTTTTTCAACAATGGACCCcactatatacatatacatacaagtaTACAACAAGAACAATCAATAATCAATAAAGTTATAATTGCAGTAAAAGAAATAATTGAACTGATTGAAATCTTACAATATTATACCAACATGGTGACAATTTTTCAAAGTAATATTCCTATATGATTCTGATATAAtaatcttataaatataaataatattatataaagtTGTTACCTTTTTTCTTAGAAATGATTTTTAATTCTTTTTCATGATATAATTATGCAAAAACAGAAGGGATAGCTTCATAACTCATAGAGCCTTTTGTGATGCGCTAGCAGAAGAAAACAGCAAACTGACCCAAACCATACAACAAGACCATCAGAACGTCTCCGATCAGCTCGCCCAGAACATCAATCGAACAACATCGTTAACCTCGCCTGAATTTAGCCACGGTGGTATGCAAGACTACAAAAACCCATCAGAATTATTACCTTTAAACATCATGCAAGGTGGCCGCGGAAACTTGTTTAGCACTAGTCCAAGAAACGGGTCGCCATCGTCTCTACAACTAGGCGCCAGTACGCTATCGTCCCCGTTGACTTCAGCCACAGCATTGTTACAAAAAGCAGCCCAAATGGGAGTCACATCCAGTaacagtaacaataacaataataataatggtagtaacaTGAATAACTTTGTTACTACTATGGCACCACCATCTTATGGTGGTGGTGGGCCATACCATGGTAGTGAGACTTTGGTTGACCATTATCACCCGCATCAATCGCAACTAGCTGGGGTCCTTGGCGGTGGATTTTCGAGCCCTTTTCAAGAAAACTCGTTGTCGCGTTTTTTTAGTCCAAGTATCAATGGGGGAGGAAGTAGTGATGGAATAGGATTAATGTGCTCATCAGGGTTCATGAACCAGGGTAAGGAACTTGTTATGAACAATAATAACAGTAATGTTGGTCATGAAGCACATTCAGGATTAAGTGATTCGAATAATCCGGGTCTAATGAGGTTTAAAAGGGACGGAAATGGTGACAACTTGACGGTCGATTTCATGGGTGTAGGAGGAATGAGACTCAGGAATTTCAGTGAACAACATCATCAAGAAATGGAAATTTAAAACATTTCATTTGATTttggtcataataataatagaccacatgcATAGAGATCATTTCTAAGTGTATAGACTATAATCTGCATGTTGTttgtataatgtaatatatattgtAATAGTAATATTCTTGAAAGACACTTTTTACCTCAGCTCATTTGGTTCAGAAAATGCTCATTGTGTTATCTATATATAATGCTGGTAGTTCGCTGTCTTAGAGGGAGTTTTGTATTCTAGTTTTGAGCCTAGCCGTTTGATTTGTTCATATCTTGTATGCTTTCTTTCATCTTCCGATGAATGGGTCATTTAGTTATAGCATTCATTATTTTTGCCaacaaaaataaaagtaaaaattaaTTTTTCTATATATATGTGGCGTACATGTCATTTGATGTGGGATTCTCTTAAGGTGTTAGAGCATTGTCATTAGTCACGTTATTATTAGACCGTCATC
This genomic window from Rutidosis leptorrhynchoides isolate AG116_Rl617_1_P2 chromosome 2, CSIRO_AGI_Rlap_v1, whole genome shotgun sequence contains:
- the LOC139890772 gene encoding protein indeterminate-domain 7-like produces the protein MSNISGGSFSSGNTCGAHVNEDGQQRLPQMVNSHNTTCEDVIGSTSQEPLVQDSPKKKKRSLPGTPDPSAQVIALSPTSLMAKNKYVCEICNKGFQRDQNLQLHRRGHNLPWKLRQRTSSEIIKRVYICPEPTCVHHNPARALGDLTGIKKHFSRKHGEKKWKCDKCSKRYAVQCDWKAHSKICGTKEYKCDCGTIFSRRDSFITHRAFCDALAEENSKLTQTIQQDHQNVSDQLAQNINRTTSLTSPEFSHGGMQDYKNPSELLPLNIMQGGRGNLFSTSPRNGSPSSLQLGASTLSSPLTSATALLQKAAQMGVTSSNSNNNNNNNGSNMNNFVTTMAPPSYGGGGPYHGSETLVDHYHPHQSQLAGVLGGGFSSPFQENSLSRFFSPSINGGGSSDGIGLMCSSGFMNQGKELVMNNNNSNVGHEAHSGLSDSNNPGLMRFKRDGNGDNLTVDFMGVGGMRLRNFSEQHHQEMEI